AATGCAGATTTAAAAGGGTATAAAACATCATATATAGTAGCCTATAGAGACGGTAAGCGTATACCTTTTAAAGATAGTCTCAAATAGGTTTCACAGCAATAAATAAGTACCTTCCATATTTTATTTCTAATTTTGTTAGAGACCTATAGATTAAAAGAAGTCTCTTATTAACCCAAAATCGATCCTTTTGAAACTATCCAGGGAAATAAAAACAGGAATCATCGTAATAGGCGGTATACTGTTGTTCATCTTAGGCTTTAGCTACTTAAAATCGTCGCCATTATTTGAAGATGGTAAAACTGTGTATGCTGTTTATAAGGAAGTTGGAGGACTCCAGGTAGGAACTCCAGTAACTATTAATGGTTTTATTGTAGGTAACGTAACGGGCGTTAAGTTCAAAGATAATAGTGGTAGTCTTATAGTAGAACTTTTTATTAAAAGTGATTTTGACTTTTCTAAGACTAGTCCAGCCGAGTTGTACGATACGGGTATAATAGGTGGTAAGGGTATACAAGTGAAACCAGTTTTTGACGGGGCTCCCATGGCTAAATCTGGTGATACTTTGCCTAGTAGAATTCAATTGGGACTAACACAATTGGTTCAAAAACAACTTACACCATTGCAGCAGAAGGTTGAAGGTGCAGTTACAAATGCCGACAGTTTGCTAATGAACGTTAATGAAGTTTTGGATGATAAGGCGAAAAGGGACTTAAGAGAAACTTTAAGCGGATTAAATAGCACAGTAGCCAGTTTTCAGAAGAGTGCAGATGTGCTCAATAGAATTTTGAGCAGTAATGAAAGTAGGTTAAATGAATCTTTAGATAATTTTCAAGAGCTGACTTCTAATTTTGCTAAATTATCCGATTCATTGAATAATGCTGGTTTGGGACGTACCCTAGCAAACTTAGAGTCTACCATGGGTAACTTGAATAAGTTAATGGCTAATATAGAAAACGGGAATGGTACATTAGGGAAACTTGTAAAAGATGAAGAGCTTTATGATAATCTGAATAATGCATCTAGAGAGTTAGATTTATTATTACAAGATTTTCGTTTAAACCCTAAGCGTTACGTTAATGTATCTGTTTTTGGTAAAAAGCAGAAGGAATACGAACTTCCCGAAGAGGATCCCGCTAATCAATTACAACCGCAACCGCAACAATAAATGGAATACCTGCCAAATATTATTTTTTTAGTCGTACTGATAGCCGGTATCGGCTTTTTTACAAAAAATGTAAAGCGCCTATCAAGAAACATTAAACTAGGTAGAGATGTTGACGTTTCTGATAATACGAGTCAACGATGGAAAAATATGGCGAAAATAGCCTTGGGTCAAACTAAAATGGTTGTTCGTCCTATAGCGGGCTTTCTACATATTATAGTTTACGTTGGTTTTATCATTATTAACATTGAAGTCGTAGAAATTATTTTAGATGGACTTTTAGGTACACATCGTCTTTTTGCCCCACTCGGAACGGTTTATGATATTCTAATTGGGTCTTTTGAGATACTAGCGTTTTTAGTTATTGTAGCGGTTACTATTTTTTGGGTACGAAGGAATATCATCCGTATCAAAAGGTTTATAAAACCAGAAATGACCGGTTGGCCAAAAAATGACGGAAATCTAATTCTGTATATAGAATTGGTACTGATGGCGTTGTTCTTAACCATGAACGGAGCTGATTATCAACTACAGCAAATGGGTGCTGCTCATTATACAGAGGCGGGAATGTTTCCCGTAAGTCAGTTTATAGCACCACTTTTTGATGGTATGACAATGAGTTCTTTAATTACTCTAGAGAGAACAACTTGGTGGTTACATATAATTGGTATTCTCTGTTTTTTGAATTATTTATACTATTCAAAACACTTGCACATACTTTTAGCTTTTCCTAATACATACTACGGTAAGTTGGCGCCAAAGGGACAATTTAAAAATTTAGATGCCGTAACGGCAGAAGTAAAACTAATGATGGACCCATCTGCAGACCCTTTTGCCGCTCCTGCGGAAGATGAAGCTGCAGAACCTGCTAAATTTGGTGCTTCGGATGTTATGGATTTGAGTTGGGTACAACTTTTAAATTCGTATACCTGTACAGAGTGTGGTCGTTGTACAGATGAATGTCCTGCAAACCAGACCGGAAAAAAGTTATCTCCACGAAAGATAATGATGGATACCAGAGATAGACTTGAGGAGGTCGGTAAAAATATTGATGCTAATAAAGGGCAGTTCGTAGATGATGGAAAACAGTTATTAGATGGCTATATCTCTAGAGAAGAACTTTGGGCTTGTACTACCTGTAATGCTTGTGTTCAGGCGTGCCCTGTGAGTATTGACCCACTTTCTATTATTATGGATATGCGACAGTATTTGGTAATGGAAGAGTCCGCAGCACCTACAGATTTAAATAATATGATGGGTAATGTAGAGAATAATGGTGCTCCGTGGCCTTTTAACCAAATGGACCGATTAAATTGGGCCAAGGAAGAATAAGAAAGCTTCTGCTTTTTTTCAATTAATTTTTAGAACTAGAATTTTTTATAATGGCGAACGAATTAAAAGTTCCAACAATGGCAGAGCTTTTTGCTGCAGGTCAAAAACCAGAAGTTTTATTTTGGGTTGGTTGCGCGGGAAGTTTTGATGATAGGGCAAAGAAAATAACTAAGGCATTTGTTCAATTATTGAATAGAGCCAAGGTTTCTTTTGCGGTTTTAGGAACAGAAGAAAGCTGTACCGGAGACCCTGCAAAAAGATCAGGTAACGAATTTCTTTTTCAAATGCAGGCAGTTACCAATATAGAGGTGATGAATGCCTACGGAATAAATAAAATTGTAACGGCTTGTCCGCATTGTTTCAATACTATTAAAAATGAATATCCAGGCCTTGGAGGTCATTATGAGGTAGTTCATCACACGCAATTTTTAAAAACGCTTTTTGATGATAAAAGAATTACATTGGAAGGTGGTCAATTCAAGGGCAAACGTATTACATATCACGATCCTTGTTATTTAGGTAGAGCAAATAATGTTTATGAGGCTCCTAGGGATTTGATTCGTAAACTGGATGCCGAGCTTATCGAAATGAAAAGCTGTAAAGAGAAAGGTTTGTGTTGTGGTGCAGGTGGAGCGCAAATGTTCAAAGAACCGGAAAAAGGTGATAAGGATGTGAATATTGAGCGTACCGAACAGGCAATGGAAACCCAACCTGAAATAATTGCAGCAGGATGCCCATTTTGTAATACCATGATGACAGACGGCGTAAAGAACAAAGAAAAAGAAGGAGCTATTGCAGTTATGGATATAGCGGAGCTTATGGCTTCCGCCGGAGACTTGTAGAACTTCCAATTTTAGAACCCCAATTTAGAACACTATTTAATGTTAGTAGAATTTAACACCTTACCGGATGCTTCCCGCATATGGATATACCAAGCCAACCGTAGTTTTACGGAAGCGGAATTAGAAGAAATACAAAAAGAGCTGGATAGTTTTATAACACAATGGACCGCCCATGGAAGCCAATTAAAGGCCGGATATGAGATAAAATATAGGCGATTCATCATTCTTGCCTTAGATCAGAGTGCAACTGCAGCTTCTGGTTGCTCTATAGATGCTTCAGTTCATTTTATTCAGCATTTAGAGAAAAAGTACAATGTTGAATTGTTGGATAAGATGAATGTTTCTTACAAACAAGGCGAGCATATTGCTTATAAGTCTTTGGTAGATTTTAAAAAGATGGCCAAACAAAAAGCAGTGTCAAAAAACACCATTGTTT
This genomic interval from Zobellia roscoffensis contains the following:
- a CDS encoding MlaD family protein, which translates into the protein MKLSREIKTGIIVIGGILLFILGFSYLKSSPLFEDGKTVYAVYKEVGGLQVGTPVTINGFIVGNVTGVKFKDNSGSLIVELFIKSDFDFSKTSPAELYDTGIIGGKGIQVKPVFDGAPMAKSGDTLPSRIQLGLTQLVQKQLTPLQQKVEGAVTNADSLLMNVNEVLDDKAKRDLRETLSGLNSTVASFQKSADVLNRILSSNESRLNESLDNFQELTSNFAKLSDSLNNAGLGRTLANLESTMGNLNKLMANIENGNGTLGKLVKDEELYDNLNNASRELDLLLQDFRLNPKRYVNVSVFGKKQKEYELPEEDPANQLQPQPQQ
- a CDS encoding (Fe-S)-binding protein encodes the protein MEYLPNIIFLVVLIAGIGFFTKNVKRLSRNIKLGRDVDVSDNTSQRWKNMAKIALGQTKMVVRPIAGFLHIIVYVGFIIINIEVVEIILDGLLGTHRLFAPLGTVYDILIGSFEILAFLVIVAVTIFWVRRNIIRIKRFIKPEMTGWPKNDGNLILYIELVLMALFLTMNGADYQLQQMGAAHYTEAGMFPVSQFIAPLFDGMTMSSLITLERTTWWLHIIGILCFLNYLYYSKHLHILLAFPNTYYGKLAPKGQFKNLDAVTAEVKLMMDPSADPFAAPAEDEAAEPAKFGASDVMDLSWVQLLNSYTCTECGRCTDECPANQTGKKLSPRKIMMDTRDRLEEVGKNIDANKGQFVDDGKQLLDGYISREELWACTTCNACVQACPVSIDPLSIIMDMRQYLVMEESAAPTDLNNMMGNVENNGAPWPFNQMDRLNWAKEE
- a CDS encoding (Fe-S)-binding protein; the encoded protein is MANELKVPTMAELFAAGQKPEVLFWVGCAGSFDDRAKKITKAFVQLLNRAKVSFAVLGTEESCTGDPAKRSGNEFLFQMQAVTNIEVMNAYGINKIVTACPHCFNTIKNEYPGLGGHYEVVHHTQFLKTLFDDKRITLEGGQFKGKRITYHDPCYLGRANNVYEAPRDLIRKLDAELIEMKSCKEKGLCCGAGGAQMFKEPEKGDKDVNIERTEQAMETQPEIIAAGCPFCNTMMTDGVKNKEKEGAIAVMDIAELMASAGDL
- a CDS encoding ABC transporter ATPase, which translates into the protein MLVEFNTLPDASRIWIYQANRSFTEAELEEIQKELDSFITQWTAHGSQLKAGYEIKYRRFIILALDQSATAASGCSIDASVHFIQHLEKKYNVELLDKMNVSYKQGEHIAYKSLVDFKKMAKQKAVSKNTIVFNNLVTNKQEYQEHWEVPASESWHARFM